Genomic DNA from Planktomarina temperata RCA23:
TGAGCTATCATCACCGTCTAATTTATAGTTCAGGACGACCCCAGTGTTTCCACTTTTTTTAATAGCGTTCAGAGCTCTTTTATATTGATGCTCTGTCCTAACAAACACCCCAATTTCTGTAGGAGCTATACCCTCAGAAATTTGTTTTTCTATCCAATCTGAAACAATTTGTGCCTCGCTTACCTCATCGTCATTTAGAATAATTCTTGGTAGTTCACCTCTGAAAATTGATATTGTACCTGATCTATCTTCTGCCTGGTTATCACCATCTTTAATTTTCTTTGGTAATAACAGGTCCGCTTGCGCTCTAATCTGCTGGGAAGTTCTGTAATTGACCTTCAGGATATTTGATTTCCCCCTGACGTCCACGCCAAGCGAACTCCACGAGAATGGCGCTCGGAAAATTCTTTGTCCGATATCGCCTGCAAAGAACAATCCATTGGACTTTTTGCCGTAATGTCTAGCCAAAAAAGAGAGCTCGGCAGAAGAAATATCCTGAGCCTCATCAACAATTACGTGATCGTATTGGGCAACTTTATCATGTGCTAAGTTTAACTCCCTAAAAATGCGTGACCATGTGGTTAACTTACGCTTTTTCAAAAGCAGCTTAGTTTCTTCAAAGATTAGCCATAAGTCTTTTCGTTGATTGATGCCAAGTTTTGACTTTCGACCTAAACGAGAAAGGTCCGTGTATTCTTGTAATGTTTCAATACCCCAATCATCAATTACGTTGTCCCATTCGGACAACAGAAAACCGTTTTCATAATTCGTGACTTCGGCTGACTGAGCAGATCTCTGAAGAAAGTTCACAAGCTGAGTTTTGGACACAATGTTAGGGTTTTGCCCATTTCTTTTCAAATGTGCAGAGGCAAGGCCCTCCAAATGAAATACATCTATTTTATCTAATGCTAATGGGTCTTTTGCTAAAAGTATCTCAAGTTTCTGCTGTAGTGCAGCTGCAAGAGTTTTTGTAAAAGTGCAGAGAAGTATTTTTTTTGTTGGATCTTGTTTGTGCAGATAGGCAGCTCGATGAAGTGCAACTATTGTTTTTCCCGTGCCTGCTGATCCAGAGACACGTGCTGATCCATTGTATGATAGCTCTGTGAACTTCTTTTGCTCTGGATGTAAAAAGACGGTCCATTTATGCCACGGAAAATCAAGCGCTGCATGTAAACCAGCCTCGTCTGATACCAAAGCAAATCGCCTTCTTGCATCCGGATGGTTCAAACCCAATTCATCCTCCAATTCGATGTCTTGGGATGTGGGTGTCGGTAGAACTAAATCGTCTTCAGAAATTCCTCCTGCCGCATATTCAATCAGCTTTTCTGATGCCTCTGCTGGAAGTTTTTCAGTGAGTTCAAAAAACATAGATTCATCGCAAGTTTGTACATGAAAAACGAACTCTTCTGGGACACCAATTGCAGCTAATTGTTCTTCATCAAGTTCGGCAAATAACTTATCAGGTGCAAGAGTGGCTGATGAAGTACCCCAGATATTAGTATCTTTACTGGACTCCTTGACCTCAATAATTTGAGCGGCTCCGGTTTTGGGATGTTTTCGGATGACCCTATTAGCGGCCCATTTGTAAGCATCATCGTGATGATCAACGTATGTCAGCATTACTGATTTGCCAGATTTATGCGCAATTATACGAATATCTGAGTTTACTCTAACAGACCAAAAATTATTATCTTTTGCTCGATCTAACCTATGAAATTGGTTTGAATTACCTGAGATGTTCAATTGAATGTCAAAAGCTTTGGCCTTAACGATTTTTTGCTCTTGGTTAGTCAAGTTCTCAAGGCTCTTTTGAAATGTTTCTGCTATTCTGAATTCCATTTGTGGTGTGTGCTCTGTCCTAAGAAATTTCGCTTTGGCTGATGACAAGCGTCTCATTATGAAATATTTGAGTCAAGTAATAGGAAAGATGGTAGGTGCACTAATGGAATTCATTCAAGCTATTGGTTTGCCCGTAAAGAAAGCAATTTTGTGGTTGGCTGGTGTTTTAACCGAAAGTAACCTTGATACGTTGTCATCAGAAAAAGGTGCTGCGCCTGGTTTTGTTGCAGCATTACTTTTTGTCTTCCTGATTATTGGAGTACTTATTTATTCGTTTCAAGTAAGACGAAAAAGCCAAGCCATTTTGTGGCTTTATAAACTTATAAAAAGTTACGAAACCCCCCAAGAATTTACGCAGAACATAACAGATATTGACATAGAAGTTAGAAAGCGTTGGGGGCAAAACGCTTATGATGAATTGGCACGTGGTTGGCTAGAATATAAAGAAACCCTTGTACTATATGGAGAGGGCGATAGCCGTCACCTTCGCAATTCTGTGAGGCCGGCAACATTTTTCAATGCTGAAGA
This window encodes:
- a CDS encoding UvrD-helicase domain-containing protein; amino-acid sequence: MRRLSSAKAKFLRTEHTPQMEFRIAETFQKSLENLTNQEQKIVKAKAFDIQLNISGNSNQFHRLDRAKDNNFWSVRVNSDIRIIAHKSGKSVMLTYVDHHDDAYKWAANRVIRKHPKTGAAQIIEVKESSKDTNIWGTSSATLAPDKLFAELDEEQLAAIGVPEEFVFHVQTCDESMFFELTEKLPAEASEKLIEYAAGGISEDDLVLPTPTSQDIELEDELGLNHPDARRRFALVSDEAGLHAALDFPWHKWTVFLHPEQKKFTELSYNGSARVSGSAGTGKTIVALHRAAYLHKQDPTKKILLCTFTKTLAAALQQKLEILLAKDPLALDKIDVFHLEGLASAHLKRNGQNPNIVSKTQLVNFLQRSAQSAEVTNYENGFLLSEWDNVIDDWGIETLQEYTDLSRLGRKSKLGINQRKDLWLIFEETKLLLKKRKLTTWSRIFRELNLAHDKVAQYDHVIVDEAQDISSAELSFLARHYGKKSNGLFFAGDIGQRIFRAPFSWSSLGVDVRGKSNILKVNYRTSQQIRAQADLLLPKKIKDGDNQAEDRSGTISIFRGELPRIILNDDEVSEAQIVSDWIEKQISEGIAPTEIGVFVRTEHQYKRALNAIKKSGNTGVVLNYKLDGDDSSINYGTMHLAKGLEFRSVAVIACDQDALPLHERMRLFTEKADIEEIERTERQLLYVACTRARESLLVTGVGAGSKYLYDLA